One Nicotiana tomentosiformis chromosome 4, ASM39032v3, whole genome shotgun sequence genomic window carries:
- the LOC104089694 gene encoding BEL1-like homeodomain protein 11, which produces MVSTDSPPPTHSSILHQFINSDSITSQIGSQHFDIYQSGLSANTTTYQPPGVLSRSIEFVNPSQFTTDSDVNNSRHLMDLLGASHDANHQTQSLSLSLSSHSLVSSLHCRERALSSSFTNPSYISQEIDQRNNEFSFSAAAMNQSFSNVCGTESFVSAIGNSKYLKPAQSLLEELVCAGGKTIDLSNEKFIRRLSRNSKKGSLSLRALLKAEIPSNELFNERHELYVKIMKLITLLEEVERRYEQYYQHMEEITSTFEVIAGFGAGKPYTALALQAMSRHFSCLRDAIISQINVIRQKMPRDVPKISSGLSHLSLFEKETLQNRMPLQQLGIIQSNRQAWRPIRGLPETSVAILRSWLFEHFLHPYPNDSEKLMLASQTGLSKNQVSNWFINARVRLWKPMIEEMYKEEFAESSVDSDPFLNREGVTDSAEE; this is translated from the exons ATGGTTTCAACAGATTCACCCCCACCTACACACTCAAGCATCTTACACCAATTCATAAACTCAGACTCCATCACTAGTCAAATTGGAAGTCAACATTTTGACATTTATCAATCTGGTTTAAGTGCTAATACTACTACTTATCAGCCTCCTGGTGTATTATCTAGATCCATAGAATTTGTTAATCCTTCTCAGTTTACAACTGATTCTGATGTTAACAACAGTAGACATTTAATGGATCTACTTGGAGCTTCACATGATGCTAATCACCAAACTCAAAGTCTCTCACTTTCTTTAAGTTCTCATTCACTTGTTTCTTCATTGCACTGTAGAGAAAGAGCCTTAAGTTCAAGTTTTACTAATCCTAGTTATATAAGCCAAGAAATTGATCAAAGGAACAATGAGTTTTCTTTCTCTGCAGCTGCAATGAACCAATCATTTTCCAATGTTTGTGGAACTGAATCCTTTGTTTCTGCCATTGGAAACTCTAAATATTTGAAACCAGCTCAATCCCTCTTGGAAGAATTGGTTTGTGCTGGTGGCAAGACTATTGACTTGAGTAATGAGAAATTTATCAGGAGATTATCGCGCAATAGCAAGAAAGGATCGTTAAGCCTTCGCGCCTTGCTAAAAGCAGAGATTCCTAGCAATGAATTGTTCAATGAAAGACATGAACTTTATGTTAAAATCATGAAGCTCATTACATTATTGGAGGAG gtggaaagaaggtatgagCAATATTATCAACATATGGAAGAAATTACTTCTACATTTGAGGTAATAGCAGGATTTGGAGCAGGGAAACCTTACACAGCACTTGCACTTCAAGCCATGTCTAGACATTTTTCTTGTTTAAGAGATGCAATCATATCTCAAATTAATGTGATTAGACAAAAAATGCCACGAGATGTGCCGAAAATTAGCAGTGGTCTGTCACACTTGAGCTTATTTGAGAAAGAGACTTTGCAGAACAGAATGCCTCTTCAACAACTTGGAATTATCCAAAGTAATCGACAAGCTTGGAGACCAATTCGAGGATTGCCAGAAACATCGGTGGCAATTCTTCGTTCTTGGCTATTCGAACACTTCCTTCATCC TTATCCAAATGATTCTGAAAAGCTTATGTTAGCATCTCAGACAGGCTTATCAAAAAATCAG GTTTCAAACTGGTTTATTAATGCTCGAGTTAGGCTGTGGAAACCCATGATTGAGGAAATGTATAAGGAAGAATTTGCAGAATCTTCAGTGGATTCAGATCCATTTTTAAACAGAGAAGGTGTTACAGATTCAGCAGAGGAATGA
- the LOC104089695 gene encoding BEL1-like homeodomain protein 7 isoform X2 translates to MRCCSFHQPVNRELFVPNVEQSLQNQGLSLSLGTQVPPSLHVYSYQDDYTNSSLSSLVGTHVLHSEQGSENKESKVAEYLSFDLSRGTRAANNPQNSMSLRDMNSGARSIYNSKYLKAAQDLLDEVVNVQEALKQSDRLRNFNLLGQDRSEEADLKSSCSASGISGDHNNSTKGELSPADRHDLESKMTKFFSMLDEVDRRYKEYYQQMQAVVSSFEMVAGLGAAKPYTSLALKTISRQFRCLRDAIKKQIQATRRSLGEQGDSQGERLYRLRYVDQQLRQQRSLQQFGMMRQPWRPQRGLPETAVSVLRAWLFEHFLHPYPKDSEKIMLARHTGLTRSQVANWFINARVRLWKPMIEDMYKEEFGEAEAGSGASPDRAPEESKEKSIAENTGEEIPESFTTPAVNCSHLDPSDESSNVTNVQNNSFTTKFIFQDGTYEHEKIDAVNTYHASMLGDIMGNQVSLALRLQNSQIDQQPISGRAQLAEDDKTGSTLDISKGEYYYIDPVNQQERFSGPHLLSDFVA, encoded by the exons ATGAGATGCTGTTCATTCCACCAACCAGTGAATCGGGAG CTTTTTGTGCCCAACGTTGAGCAAAGCCTTCAAAATCAAGGACTATCTCTTAGTTTGGGTACGCAAGTTCCACCTTCGCTTCATGTGTATTCGTATCAAGATGACTATACGAATTCAAGTCTATCTTCTTTGGTGGGTACTCATGTTTTGCACTCAGAGCAGGGATCTGAAAACAAGGAATCTAAAGTTGCCGAGTACTTGTCATTTGACTTATCTAGAGGAACTAGAGCTGCAAATAATCCCCAAAACTCCATGAGCCTCAGAGATATGAATTCTGGTGCACGTTCCATTTACAACTCGAAATATCTAAAGGCTGCTCAAGATTTGCTTGATGAAGTAGTTAATGTTCAGGAAGCACTGAAACAATCAGATAGACTACGTAACTTCAATTTGCTCGGGCAAGATCGTTCTGAAGAGGCTGATCTCAAATCTAGTTGTTCAGCTTCTGGTATATCTGGTGATCATAATAATTCAACTAAAGGTGAACTTTCACCTGCTGACCGACATGATCTCGAGAGCAAGATGACAAAATTCTTTTCCATGTTGGATGAG GTGGATAGGAGATACAAAGAATATTACCAGCAGATGCAAGCAGTGGTATCTTCATTTGAGATGGTTGCTGGACTTGGTGCAGCTAAACCATACACATCACTTGCCCTTAAAACCATATCTCGCCAGTTCCGCTGCTTGAGGGACGCAATCAAGAAGCAGATTCAAGCTACTCGTCGAAGCTTGGGAGAGCAAGGTGATAGTCAAGGGGAAAGATTATATCGTCTCCGTTACGTGGACCAGCAGCTGAGGCAGCAAAGGTCCCTTCAGCAATTTGGTATGATGCGCCAGCCTTGGAGGCCACAGAGGGGCTTGCCAGAGACTGCTGTTTCAGTCCTTCGTGCTTGGCTTTTCGAACATTTCCTCCATCC CTACCCAAAAGATTCTGAGAAAATCATGCTGGCAAGACATACAGGTTTAACAAGAAGTCAG GTGGCGAACTGGTTCATAAATGCTCGGGTGCGCCTCTGGAAGCCCATGATTGAAGATATGTACAAGGAAGAGTTTGGTGAGGCGGAAGCAGGATCCGGAGCTTCACCAGACCGTGCTCCAGAAGAGTCCAAAGAAAAGTCAATAGCTGAGAACACAGGAGAAGAGATTCCTGAAAGCTTTACTACACCAGCTGTTAATTGCAGTCATCTCGACCCCTCTGACGAGTCAAGTAATGTTACGAATGTACAAAATAATTCATTCACaaccaaatttatttttcaagacgGTACTTATGAACACGAGAAGATTGATGCTGTCAATACATACCACGCCTCCATGTTAGGTGATATAATGGGAAATCAAGTATCACTCGCTCTACGTCTACAAAACAGTCAAATTGATCAGCAGCCAATATCTGGTAGGGCACAGTTAGCGGAAGATGACAAGACAGGATCGACTCTGGACATTAGCAAAGGAGAATATTATTACATCGACCCAGTAAACCAGCAAGAGAGGTTTTCAGGGCCTCATCTGCTATCCGATTTTGTAGCATAA
- the LOC104089695 gene encoding BEL1-like homeodomain protein 7 isoform X1 — MSAYYSNLSNQREVLPMSFLPDQKFDSYHSAGLSDSSIHLNQHSSTVSYSELPAQNYGEVQTIRGKDEMLFIPPTSESGGMQLIGRSVNSAPNFLENSVMMDPRSFPTKQLFVPNVEQSLQNQGLSLSLGTQVPPSLHVYSYQDDYTNSSLSSLVGTHVLHSEQGSENKESKVAEYLSFDLSRGTRAANNPQNSMSLRDMNSGARSIYNSKYLKAAQDLLDEVVNVQEALKQSDRLRNFNLLGQDRSEEADLKSSCSASGISGDHNNSTKGELSPADRHDLESKMTKFFSMLDEVDRRYKEYYQQMQAVVSSFEMVAGLGAAKPYTSLALKTISRQFRCLRDAIKKQIQATRRSLGEQGDSQGERLYRLRYVDQQLRQQRSLQQFGMMRQPWRPQRGLPETAVSVLRAWLFEHFLHPYPKDSEKIMLARHTGLTRSQVANWFINARVRLWKPMIEDMYKEEFGEAEAGSGASPDRAPEESKEKSIAENTGEEIPESFTTPAVNCSHLDPSDESSNVTNVQNNSFTTKFIFQDGTYEHEKIDAVNTYHASMLGDIMGNQVSLALRLQNSQIDQQPISGRAQLAEDDKTGSTLDISKGEYYYIDPVNQQERFSGPHLLSDFVA; from the exons ATGTCTGCTTACTATTCAAATTTGTCCAATCAAAGAGAGGTTTTGCCAATGTCCTTTTTGCCAGACCAGAAATTTGATTCTTATCACTCAGCTGGTCTTTCTGATAGTTCGATTCATTTAAACCAGCATTCTTCTACGGTCTCATACTCGGAATTGCCTGCTCAGAACTATGGTGAAGTTCAAACAATAAGAGGCAAAGATGAGATGCTGTTCATTCCACCAACCAGTGAATCGGGAGGTATGCAACTAATTGGTAGGTCAGTGAATTCTGCACCCAATTTTTTGGAGAATTCAGTTATGATGGATCCCCGTTCTTTTCCAACAAAACAGCTTTTTGTGCCCAACGTTGAGCAAAGCCTTCAAAATCAAGGACTATCTCTTAGTTTGGGTACGCAAGTTCCACCTTCGCTTCATGTGTATTCGTATCAAGATGACTATACGAATTCAAGTCTATCTTCTTTGGTGGGTACTCATGTTTTGCACTCAGAGCAGGGATCTGAAAACAAGGAATCTAAAGTTGCCGAGTACTTGTCATTTGACTTATCTAGAGGAACTAGAGCTGCAAATAATCCCCAAAACTCCATGAGCCTCAGAGATATGAATTCTGGTGCACGTTCCATTTACAACTCGAAATATCTAAAGGCTGCTCAAGATTTGCTTGATGAAGTAGTTAATGTTCAGGAAGCACTGAAACAATCAGATAGACTACGTAACTTCAATTTGCTCGGGCAAGATCGTTCTGAAGAGGCTGATCTCAAATCTAGTTGTTCAGCTTCTGGTATATCTGGTGATCATAATAATTCAACTAAAGGTGAACTTTCACCTGCTGACCGACATGATCTCGAGAGCAAGATGACAAAATTCTTTTCCATGTTGGATGAG GTGGATAGGAGATACAAAGAATATTACCAGCAGATGCAAGCAGTGGTATCTTCATTTGAGATGGTTGCTGGACTTGGTGCAGCTAAACCATACACATCACTTGCCCTTAAAACCATATCTCGCCAGTTCCGCTGCTTGAGGGACGCAATCAAGAAGCAGATTCAAGCTACTCGTCGAAGCTTGGGAGAGCAAGGTGATAGTCAAGGGGAAAGATTATATCGTCTCCGTTACGTGGACCAGCAGCTGAGGCAGCAAAGGTCCCTTCAGCAATTTGGTATGATGCGCCAGCCTTGGAGGCCACAGAGGGGCTTGCCAGAGACTGCTGTTTCAGTCCTTCGTGCTTGGCTTTTCGAACATTTCCTCCATCC CTACCCAAAAGATTCTGAGAAAATCATGCTGGCAAGACATACAGGTTTAACAAGAAGTCAG GTGGCGAACTGGTTCATAAATGCTCGGGTGCGCCTCTGGAAGCCCATGATTGAAGATATGTACAAGGAAGAGTTTGGTGAGGCGGAAGCAGGATCCGGAGCTTCACCAGACCGTGCTCCAGAAGAGTCCAAAGAAAAGTCAATAGCTGAGAACACAGGAGAAGAGATTCCTGAAAGCTTTACTACACCAGCTGTTAATTGCAGTCATCTCGACCCCTCTGACGAGTCAAGTAATGTTACGAATGTACAAAATAATTCATTCACaaccaaatttatttttcaagacgGTACTTATGAACACGAGAAGATTGATGCTGTCAATACATACCACGCCTCCATGTTAGGTGATATAATGGGAAATCAAGTATCACTCGCTCTACGTCTACAAAACAGTCAAATTGATCAGCAGCCAATATCTGGTAGGGCACAGTTAGCGGAAGATGACAAGACAGGATCGACTCTGGACATTAGCAAAGGAGAATATTATTACATCGACCCAGTAAACCAGCAAGAGAGGTTTTCAGGGCCTCATCTGCTATCCGATTTTGTAGCATAA